One segment of Panicum virgatum strain AP13 chromosome 3K, P.virgatum_v5, whole genome shotgun sequence DNA contains the following:
- the LOC120698953 gene encoding caffeoylshikimate esterase-like isoform X1 produces MDVRYHEEFVMNPRGVQLFTCGWLPASSSPKALIFLCHGYGMECSDFMRACGIKLATAGYGVFGIDYEGHGKSMGARCYIQKFENLVADCDMFFKSICAMEDYRNKSRFLYGESMGGAVALLLHRKDPTFWDGAVLVAPMCKISEKVKPHPVVITLLTQVEDIIPKWKIVPTKDVIDSAFKDPVKREKIRKNKLIYQDKPRLKTALELLRTSMDVEDSLSEVRMPFFILHGEADTVTDPEVSRALYERAASTDKTIKLYPGMWHGLTAGEPDENVELVFSDIVAWLDERSRHWKPEERVRPPSEPKKLHQMAPTKITHVASGGGTDSPVPAHNRPQRRGSFLCGLGGRPYQQQCRM; encoded by the exons ATGGACGTGCGATACCATGAG GAGTTCGTGATGAACCCGCGGGGCGTGCAGCTCTTCACGTGCGGCTGGCTGCCGGCGTCCTCCTCGCCCAAGGCGCTCATCTTCCTCTGCCATG GTTACGGGATGGAGTGCAGCGACTTCATGAGAG CATGTGGTATCAAGTTGGCCACAGCAGGGTATGGTGTGTTTGGGATTGATTATGAGGGCCACGGCAAGTCTATGGGGGCCAGGTGCTACATCCAGAAGTTTGAAAACCTTGTCGCTGACTGCGACATGTTCTTCAAGTCCATCTGTG CCATGGAGGATTACAGAAACAAAAGCCGGTTCTTGTACGGTGAGTCCATGGGAGGAGCCGTTGCTCTACTGCTGCACAGGAAGGATCCGACCTTTTGGGATGGTGCCGTCCTTGTGGCACCAATGTGCAAG ATATCAGAGAAGGTGAAACCACATCCGGTCGTGATTACCCTCCTGACGCAAGTGGAAGACATCATCCCAAAGTGGAAGATCGTCCCGACCAAAGACGTCATCGACTCTGCATTCAAGGACCCTGTGAAGCGCGAAAAA ATCAGGAAGAACAAGCTCATCTACCAGGACAAGCCCCGGCTGAAGACAGCTCTGGAGCTGCTCAGAACCAGCATGGATGTGGAAGATAGCCTGTCAGAG GTAAGGATGCCGTTCTTCATCCTTCACGGCGAGGCTGACACGGTGACCGACCCAGAGGTCAGCCGAGCCCTGTATGAGAGGGCAGCAAGCACCGACAAGACCATCAAGCTCTATCCGGGGATGTGGCATGGCCTTACCGCCGGTGAGCCAGATGAGAATGTGGAGTTGGTGTTCTCGGACATTGTTGCGTGGCTTGATGAGCGCAGTCGCCATTGGAAACCTGAAGAGCGGGTAAGACCTCCATCAGAGCCCAAGAAGCTCCACCAGATGGCGCCCACAAAGATCACCCACGTTGCCAGCGGCGGTGGCACAGATAGTCCGGTGCCGGCACACAACCGGCCTCAACGGCGTGGCAGCTTCCTCTGCGGACTAGGCGGCCGACCATACCAGCAGCAATGTAGGATGTAG
- the LOC120698950 gene encoding UDP-glucuronic acid decarboxylase 4-like — protein MASELTYRGGGASPVAGAGAGAEGYSAKPSKPLAWLPRAARYAAAEHRPVFALAGMLIAAAVICIASPSAPSSSAAAAAVSSYSSSGITNNPLARFSVEPAARHRELAGARHFVGGKVPLGLKRKALRVLVTGGAGFVGSHLVDRLLERGDSVIVVDNLFTGRKDNVVHHFANPNFEMIRHDVVEPILLEVDQIYHLACPASPVHYKYNPVKTIKTNVVGTLNMLGLAKRIGAKFLLTSTSEVYGDPLQHPQVETYWGNVNPIGVRSCYDEGKRTAETLTMDYHRGANLEVRIARIFNTYGPRMCIDDGRVVSNFVAQALRKEPLTVYGDGKQTRSFQYVSDLVEGLMKLMEGDHVGPFNLGNPGEFTMLELAKVVQDTIDPNARIEFRQNTQDDPHKRKPDISRAKELLGWEPKIPLREGLPLMVTDFRKRIFGDQDSTATTGNQQG, from the exons ATGGCGTCCGAGCTCACctaccgcggcggcggggcgtccccggtcgccggcgccggcgccggcgcggagggATACTCCGCGAAGCCGTCCAAGCCGCTCGCGTGgctgccccgcgccgcgcgctacgccgccgccgagcaccgCCCGGTCTTCGCGCTCGCCGGGAtgctcatcgccgccgccgtcatctGCATCGCCTCCCCGtccgctccctcctcctccgccgccgccgccgccgtgtcctcCTACTCCTCCTCCGGCATTACCAACAACCCGCTCGCCCGCTTCTCCGTCGAGCCGGCGGCGCGCCACCGCGAGCTGGCCGGCGCGCGGCACTTCGTCGGCGGCAAGGTGCCGCTGGGCCTCAAGCGCAAGGCGCTCCGCGTGCTCgtcaccggcggcgccggcttcGTCGGCAGCCACCTCGTCGACCGCCTCCTCGAGCGCGGCGACAGCGTCATCGTCGTCGACAACCTCTTCACCGGCCGCAAGGACAACGTCGTGCACCACTTCGCCAACCCCAACTTCGAGATGATCCGCCACGACGTCGTCGAGCCCATCCTGCTCGAGGTCGACCAGATCTACCACCTCGCCTGCCCGGCGTCGCCCGTCCACTACAAGTACAACCCCGTCAAGACAATC AAGACCAATGTGGTTGGGACTCTGAACATGCTTGGATTGGCGAAGAGGATCGGCGCCAAGTTCCTCCTCACCAGCACCAGCGAGGTCTATGGTGATCCCCTCCAGCACCCCCAGGTGGAGACTTACTGGGGCAATGTCAATCCCATCG GTGTCAGGAGCTGTTACGATGAGGGCAAGCGCACAGCTGAAACTTTGACCATGGACTACCACCGTGGTGCCAACCTTGAG GTTAGGATTGCACGTATCTTCAACACATATGGCCCTCGCATGTGCATTGATGATGGCCGTGTTGTCAGCAACTTTGTTGCTCAG GCACTTAGGAAGGAGCCCTTGACTGTTTACGGTGATGGCAAGCAAACCAGGAGCTTCCAGTATGTTTCTGATCTG GTTGAGGGTCTGATGAAGCTGATGGAAGGGGATCACGTTGGTCCATTCAACCTTGGAAACCCTGGCGAGTTCACCATGCTTGAGCTTGCCAAGGTTGTCCAGGACACCATTGACCCGAATGCACGGATTGAGTTCCGTCAAAACACCCAGGACGACCCACACAAGCGCAAGCCTGACATCAGCCGTGCCAAGGAGCTCCTTGGATGGGAGCCAAAGATCCCCCTCCGTGAGGGACTTCCCCTCATGGTCACTGACTTCCGCAAGCGCATCTTTGGGGACCAAGACAGCACTGCCACCACCGGAAACCAACAAGGTTAG